A section of the Marinitoga hydrogenitolerans DSM 16785 genome encodes:
- a CDS encoding motility protein A, which yields MDISTLAGLGLAMAAIVLGAISDIGSLVDIPSFFITVVGSIGGMFIANPKDVSFKFFSAIMKGIQEPTIDTVETLKTLYSFAEKARREGLISLEADLENLDNEFMKDGLRAAVDGTDPEEIRKILEIKMELFEEEEGKWSGVLNTWGSLAPAYGMIGTLIGLILMLKTLNDPTTIGPKMAIALITTLYGAFVANIFTIPIAEKIGRRTKLQVNMLRMITEGILSIVSGENPRLMEEKLKAFLSPADKQKYESEKEG from the coding sequence ATGGATATTTCGACGTTAGCTGGTCTTGGATTAGCAATGGCAGCGATAGTATTAGGAGCTATTTCTGATATTGGATCATTAGTAGATATACCATCATTTTTTATAACTGTTGTCGGATCAATTGGCGGTATGTTTATTGCAAATCCAAAAGATGTATCATTTAAGTTTTTTTCTGCAATAATGAAAGGGATTCAAGAACCTACAATTGATACAGTAGAAACCTTAAAAACATTATATTCATTTGCAGAAAAAGCACGTAGAGAAGGATTGATATCATTAGAAGCAGATCTTGAAAATTTAGATAATGAATTTATGAAAGATGGATTAAGAGCAGCAGTAGATGGAACTGATCCGGAAGAAATTAGAAAAATACTTGAAATAAAAATGGAGTTATTTGAAGAAGAAGAAGGGAAATGGTCGGGTGTTTTAAATACATGGGGATCGTTGGCACCTGCATATGGTATGATAGGTACATTAATTGGATTGATTTTGATGTTAAAAACATTGAATGATCCTACAACTATTGGTCCTAAAATGGCTATAGCTCTTATAACTACATTATATGGAGCTTTTGTTGCAAATATTTTTACTATACCGATTGCGGAAAAAATTGGGAGAAGAACTAAGTTGCAGGTAAATATGTTAAGAATGATAACCGAAGGAATACTTTCAATAGTTTCAGGAGAAAATCCAAGGCTTATGGAAGAAAAGTTAAAAGCATTTTTATCTCCAGCAGATAAGCAAAAATATGAGTCCGAAAAAGAAGGGTGA
- the fliK gene encoding flagellar hook-length control protein FliK → KTNKIIKEMINTKEKLPEKIEKEIQELRGIIEEIKSEPKKEGINKDKVREKEEIKEEVKEEIKIGINTEEKGKKVKEIKEKTNKIIKEMINTKEKLPEKIEKEIQELREIIEGLKFEVEKKIELNKETTIFSEILYKTSLKNIKGLFSKNYNNKVVRIKFNTGLVGYVENTKEDAFKLFKFNEKLKSRSNSKIFRKELGNIIENKIRNFEKNSKGEMTLYSDKKFDLIIAKKFSSEQVKDIYRYMSKNIMSKRKKIKKSINSKEEIILNKKNENVSARKIFKYIDSIIYKINKYKNSNNLLINNNQQLLKNKPVNKFISNINYLNPTVVINNQYLSNNNANIKTVSPKELLIQMRNITEKVYDIPKYFERTVVKINPPDLGNLEITIIKSQRNIKIEFNLENDENKKEIEKRMEPLISNLKEKYEKVEFSVKSEFKDTNEEYQEKDEENKNQAKNYDEDLSKENEKRKNRRKQFWELLRGEGYD, encoded by the coding sequence AAAAGACAAACAAAATAATAAAAGAAATGATAAACACAAAAGAAAAACTACCAGAAAAGATAGAAAAAGAAATACAGGAATTAAGAGGAATAATAGAAGAAATAAAATCGGAACCAAAAAAAGAAGGAATAAATAAAGATAAAGTTAGAGAAAAAGAAGAGATAAAAGAAGAAGTAAAAGAGGAAATAAAAATAGGGATAAACACAGAAGAAAAAGGAAAAAAAGTCAAAGAGATAAAAGAAAAGACAAACAAAATAATAAAAGAAATGATAAATACAAAAGAAAAACTACCAGAAAAGATAGAAAAAGAAATACAAGAATTAAGAGAAATAATAGAAGGATTAAAATTTGAAGTAGAGAAAAAAATTGAATTAAATAAAGAAACTACTATTTTTAGCGAGATTCTTTATAAAACATCATTAAAAAATATAAAAGGTCTTTTTAGCAAAAATTATAACAATAAAGTTGTAAGAATAAAGTTCAATACTGGATTAGTAGGATATGTTGAAAACACAAAAGAAGATGCATTTAAACTATTTAAATTTAATGAAAAACTAAAAAGTAGAAGTAATAGTAAAATTTTTAGAAAAGAATTAGGAAATATAATTGAAAATAAAATAAGAAATTTTGAGAAAAATAGTAAAGGGGAAATGACATTATATTCTGATAAAAAATTTGATTTAATAATAGCAAAAAAGTTTTCATCAGAACAAGTAAAGGATATTTATAGATATATGTCGAAAAATATAATGTCTAAACGAAAAAAAATAAAAAAAAGTATCAATAGTAAGGAAGAAATTATATTAAACAAAAAAAATGAGAATGTTAGTGCAAGAAAAATATTTAAGTATATAGATTCAATAATATATAAAATAAACAAATATAAAAATTCAAACAATTTGCTAATTAACAATAATCAACAACTATTAAAAAATAAACCTGTGAATAAGTTTATAAGTAACATTAATTATTTAAATCCAACTGTAGTAATTAACAATCAGTATTTAAGTAATAATAATGCAAATATAAAAACAGTATCGCCGAAAGAGCTATTAATACAAATGCGTAATATAACAGAAAAAGTATATGATATTCCTAAATATTTTGAAAGAACAGTTGTAAAAATAAATCCACCTGATTTAGGTAATCTTGAAATAACAATTATAAAATCACAAAGAAATATAAAAATAGAATTTAATTTAGAAAATGATGAAAATAAAAAGGAAATTGAAAAAAGGATGGAACCGTTAATTTCGAATTTAAAGGAAAAATATGAAAAAGTGGAATTTTCAGTAAAGTCTGAATTTAAAGATACAAATGAAGAATATCAAGAGAAAGATGAAGAAAATAAAAATCAAGCAAAAAATTATGATGAAGATTTATCAAAAGAAAATGAAAAAAGAAAAAACAGAAGAAAACAATTTTGGGAACTTCTAAGAGGTGAGGGTTATGATTAA
- a CDS encoding OmpA/MotB family protein — MANKCKKDEGPPPPAAWLATFSDLNSLLMTFFVMLFSMSSISPGKFQQAAISFRSPFSGTPPSVLTGGRSLSEESLITSNPGIRVELFRLQDNPKYKGRITIEENDKGTIIKMQDMAFFEPGSARLTADAKELLYKLGIILIEHSNNAIEIYGFTDDRPPSNTSIYPSNWHLGAARAASVAKFYADEMKQKRILERLAEVKEGKFDPEYYYNAGRFFPIAVGDKEIKKDIDNLKSNIEAQKLKLKEDFEQGKINISNMKLEEKKLDDKYKNELETLRNRYRRIDLLILRQRLR, encoded by the coding sequence ATGGCTAATAAATGTAAAAAAGATGAAGGACCACCACCACCAGCTGCATGGCTTGCAACATTTAGCGATTTAAATTCATTATTGATGACATTTTTTGTTATGTTGTTTTCTATGTCGTCAATATCGCCTGGTAAATTCCAACAAGCTGCTATAAGTTTTAGAAGTCCATTTAGTGGAACTCCACCTAGTGTATTAACTGGTGGTAGAAGTTTGTCTGAGGAGAGTTTAATAACATCTAATCCAGGGATAAGGGTTGAACTTTTTAGACTTCAAGATAATCCAAAGTATAAAGGAAGAATCACAATAGAAGAAAATGATAAAGGTACTATAATTAAAATGCAGGATATGGCTTTTTTTGAACCTGGAAGTGCACGTTTAACGGCGGATGCAAAAGAATTGTTATATAAATTGGGTATAATATTAATAGAACACTCGAATAATGCTATTGAAATATATGGATTTACCGATGATAGACCACCTTCAAACACATCTATTTATCCTTCGAATTGGCATTTAGGAGCGGCAAGAGCAGCAAGTGTTGCGAAGTTTTATGCTGATGAAATGAAACAAAAAAGAATATTGGAAAGATTGGCCGAAGTAAAAGAAGGAAAATTTGATCCGGAATATTATTATAATGCAGGGAGATTCTTTCCTATAGCAGTGGGAGATAAAGAAATAAAAAAAGATATAGACAATCTAAAGTCTAATATAGAAGCTCAGAAACTAAAGTTAAAAGAAGATTTTGAACAGGGGAAAATAAATATTTCTAATATGAAGTTAGAAGAAAAAAAATTAGATGATAAGTATAAAAATGAATTAGAAACATTAAGAAATAGATATAGAAGGATTGATCTATTAATATTAAGGCAGCGGTTAAGATAG
- a CDS encoding flagellar basal body-associated FliL family protein, protein MADEEIQEGQEEGKKGPNILLLLIIAIVVSVVLSVGGAFFLINILGKNIVQQAQQQAQQQAQGVQQAPQIGLAEIIREGHQRQFMLKGGNEIAIVNALQVKVGSDDCRAAIAEYNVEILEAIGLIFITKTREDLTTVEGREILKNQIKNAINEITGFVGEKEKFGVIQVIIDIVVITSAY, encoded by the coding sequence ATGGCTGATGAAGAAATTCAGGAAGGTCAGGAAGAAGGTAAAAAAGGTCCGAATATTTTATTGCTATTAATAATTGCTATTGTTGTATCAGTTGTTTTATCAGTTGGAGGAGCATTTTTTTTGATAAACATATTAGGAAAAAATATAGTTCAACAAGCACAACAACAAGCACAGCAACAAGCACAAGGAGTACAACAAGCTCCGCAAATAGGTTTAGCTGAAATCATTAGAGAAGGTCATCAAAGACAATTTATGCTTAAAGGTGGAAATGAAATTGCTATAGTAAATGCTTTACAGGTGAAAGTAGGTAGTGATGATTGTCGAGCAGCTATTGCTGAATATAATGTTGAAATATTAGAAGCTATAGGGTTAATATTTATTACAAAAACACGTGAAGATTTAACCACTGTTGAGGGAAGAGAAATATTAAAAAATCAAATAAAAAATGCTATTAATGAAATTACAGGGTTTGTAGGAGAAAAAGAAAAATTTGGTGTAATTCAAGTTATAATAGATATTGTTGTTATTACATCTGCTTATTAA
- the fliY gene encoding flagellar motor switch phosphatase FliY, whose translation MSDEFLSQEELDALLQGLNQDEAKQENNKTISSPQSSGATTVDPVILDLVGEVGNIAMGAGATTLSTLLKRKVDISSPTPITLLKSEIKNQFSGKYVIISINYKEGLKGTNFFLFPANISSIIADLMMGGTGENVPETFDEISISALAEAINQMMGASATSLSEFLNAKVDITPPEVQVLDFDDPNVLFPPELEGASETIIGIKFMLKIQGLKEGEMWQFVPIDIANDIKNKVLASQNVDMEKKETPSQQQMPTQQPMGYPQQQMPTQQPMGYPQQQMPTQQPMGYPQQVPTQQPMGYIPPEQQVNVQPKNFNSISGKPIEPTENIDLEKLQLLFDVPLNVSVELGRRKYSLRDILNFHQGSMIQLDKLAGEPVDIYVNGRLIARGEVVVIDENFGVRITEIVSLEERLRALK comes from the coding sequence ATGTCAGATGAATTCTTATCTCAAGAAGAGTTAGACGCTTTGCTTCAAGGATTAAATCAAGATGAAGCAAAACAAGAAAATAATAAAACAATATCATCACCACAGAGCTCTGGTGCAACTACAGTTGATCCGGTAATATTAGATTTAGTAGGTGAAGTTGGCAATATAGCTATGGGTGCAGGTGCAACTACTTTATCAACCTTATTAAAAAGAAAGGTTGATATTTCAAGCCCTACCCCAATTACATTATTAAAGTCGGAAATAAAAAATCAATTTTCTGGAAAATATGTTATAATTTCTATAAATTATAAAGAAGGATTAAAAGGGACAAATTTTTTCTTATTTCCTGCTAATATATCATCTATTATAGCAGATCTTATGATGGGAGGAACTGGTGAAAACGTTCCAGAAACATTTGATGAAATTTCAATAAGTGCATTGGCAGAAGCGATTAATCAAATGATGGGAGCTTCTGCAACATCTTTGTCTGAATTTTTAAATGCAAAAGTTGATATTACACCTCCAGAAGTTCAAGTATTGGATTTTGATGATCCTAATGTCTTATTTCCGCCAGAATTAGAAGGAGCTTCTGAAACAATAATAGGTATTAAATTTATGTTAAAAATTCAAGGGTTAAAAGAAGGAGAAATGTGGCAGTTCGTTCCAATTGATATAGCTAATGATATAAAAAATAAAGTATTAGCTTCTCAAAATGTTGATATGGAAAAGAAAGAAACACCTTCACAACAACAAATGCCGACACAACAACCGATGGGGTACCCACAACAACAAATGCCGACACAACAACCGATGGGATACCCACAACAACAAATGCCGACACAACAACCGATGGGATATCCACAACAAGTGCCAACACAGCAACCAATGGGATATATCCCACCAGAACAACAGGTTAATGTACAGCCAAAAAATTTTAATTCTATTTCTGGAAAACCTATAGAACCCACGGAAAATATAGATCTTGAAAAACTTCAACTTTTATTTGATGTTCCTTTAAATGTATCTGTTGAACTTGGAAGAAGGAAATATTCGTTAAGGGATATATTGAATTTCCACCAAGGCTCTATGATACAATTAGATAAGTTAGCAGGAGAACCTGTCGATATATATGTAAATGGTAGGCTAATAGCTCGTGGAGAAGTTGTTGTTATAGATGAAAATTTTGGTGTTCGAATTACTGAAATAGTTTCATTAGAAGAAAGGTTGAGAGCATTAAAATGA
- a CDS encoding flagellar hook-basal body complex protein has product MLRAMFSGQSGLKNFQTQLDVIGNNISNVNTVGYKTSRVTFQNTLSQTLSESRGASGQFGGVNAIQVGLGSKIASIDKIMTQGSLQNTGNKTDMAIKGEGFFVLSDGLSKYFSRAGNFTLDSEGHFVNPSSGMKLQGWNAKVTDTGKRYIDSNEPIQDITISPNLVMEARETTFLNLSDNLNSDVGIKETTMTIKSSSGDVVPVKFTFERIMSEQYKDRIVYRWHAEPVDPNKNYELLGGSNYGEVELDEVGNVLRWSNYPGHVVRANATNDFNSSFPAGSRIDLGKNGIDWPLRAYGDISISDSNGAPVTLASQDSAATPGDSRPDILIYRDATNPNQVTIQVSDNAGTTYTGTITTDGTFYDLNRLFAQGVTLTDAGGNEVTLKNLILDSGVSESVALLPVGQANALSVELYQTSSDDKTEWGLDGIYMTDTKGELIPKYQDEDNRLQLTDGTNQRNVKFLGGISLKDSQNNEVFYDPRDISFSVDATGNVTITLKVEESGTLKTVTFTDADGDNASADTVEEFNSKMESGWKSADGKYTISGLSVIEANATDTFVDTTTNASGETTEAGTVRYIAAKKIIQTPVSGELRLIDTENSQNYKIAEYENPNVVISTKVYDSLGNDYDINIKYSKISDNTWYWKAETVDGQPLYKITEDGTTTSDPAEGVIAFDGKGQYLTSRWRLDSVGYVDYNTSDNNNGSIGFWFDPASTGASPNERVAPASVAAAGPVKVNLNMYDLTQFAAPNSVNIADQDGNAKGVLQNFTINDLGEVLGIFSNGKSDLIAQVAVAKFTNPGGLIDMGNSLFTQSENSGIAKIGSFGEEGAGTLVSGALEMSNVDLSEEFTKMITAQRGFQAAARVITTSDQILTELVNLKR; this is encoded by the coding sequence ATGTTAAGAGCTATGTTTAGTGGTCAAAGTGGTTTGAAAAATTTCCAAACACAATTAGACGTAATAGGTAATAACATTTCAAATGTAAATACCGTAGGATATAAAACCTCCAGAGTTACATTTCAAAATACATTATCTCAAACATTATCAGAGAGTAGAGGAGCAAGTGGGCAATTTGGTGGAGTTAATGCAATACAAGTTGGCCTTGGTTCTAAAATAGCATCTATAGATAAAATAATGACACAAGGTTCACTTCAAAATACAGGTAATAAAACAGATATGGCAATAAAAGGAGAAGGTTTTTTTGTTTTATCAGATGGACTCTCAAAATATTTTTCAAGAGCTGGTAATTTCACATTGGATTCAGAAGGTCATTTTGTAAATCCTTCAAGTGGAATGAAATTGCAAGGATGGAATGCGAAGGTCACAGATACTGGAAAAAGATATATAGATTCTAATGAACCAATACAAGATATAACAATTTCTCCAAATTTAGTTATGGAAGCAAGAGAAACGACATTCTTAAATTTGTCAGATAATTTAAATTCTGATGTTGGAATAAAGGAAACAACAATGACAATAAAATCATCATCTGGAGATGTTGTTCCGGTTAAATTTACATTTGAAAGAATAATGTCCGAACAATATAAGGATAGAATTGTATACAGATGGCATGCAGAACCGGTGGATCCAAACAAAAACTATGAGTTGCTTGGTGGAAGTAATTACGGAGAAGTCGAGCTTGATGAAGTTGGAAATGTCCTAAGATGGTCTAATTATCCAGGTCATGTTGTTAGAGCAAATGCAACAAATGATTTTAATTCATCATTTCCTGCAGGTTCAAGAATAGATTTAGGTAAAAATGGGATTGATTGGCCATTACGAGCATATGGGGATATTTCTATTTCTGATAGTAATGGAGCGCCTGTTACTTTGGCGTCTCAAGATTCTGCGGCAACTCCGGGTGATAGTAGACCAGATATTTTAATATATAGAGACGCAACAAATCCAAATCAGGTAACAATACAGGTTTCTGATAATGCTGGTACTACATATACAGGTACAATTACAACAGATGGTACATTTTATGATTTAAATAGATTATTTGCGCAAGGCGTTACATTAACAGATGCTGGAGGAAATGAAGTTACACTGAAAAATTTAATTCTAGATTCAGGAGTTTCGGAATCTGTAGCGTTATTGCCAGTTGGCCAGGCAAATGCATTATCTGTAGAACTTTATCAAACAAGTTCTGATGATAAAACAGAATGGGGTCTTGATGGAATATATATGACAGATACAAAAGGAGAATTAATCCCAAAATATCAAGATGAAGATAATAGATTGCAATTAACAGATGGAACCAATCAAAGAAATGTAAAGTTTTTAGGAGGTATATCTTTAAAAGATAGCCAAAACAATGAAGTGTTTTATGATCCGCGAGATATATCATTTAGTGTAGATGCAACTGGCAATGTTACAATAACTCTAAAAGTAGAAGAAAGCGGAACATTAAAAACTGTAACGTTTACAGATGCTGATGGTGATAATGCATCTGCTGATACAGTTGAAGAATTTAATTCTAAAATGGAGAGTGGTTGGAAATCAGCAGATGGAAAATATACAATTTCTGGACTTTCTGTTATTGAAGCAAATGCCACAGATACGTTTGTGGATACGACTACAAATGCAAGTGGAGAAACAACAGAAGCAGGAACGGTTAGATATATTGCAGCAAAAAAAATAATTCAAACACCTGTTTCAGGAGAGTTGAGATTAATTGATACAGAAAATTCGCAAAATTATAAAATAGCTGAGTATGAAAACCCGAATGTTGTGATATCTACGAAGGTTTACGATTCACTTGGAAATGATTATGATATAAATATAAAATATTCAAAAATTTCTGATAATACATGGTATTGGAAGGCAGAAACAGTTGATGGACAACCATTATATAAAATAACAGAAGATGGTACAACAACATCAGATCCTGCGGAGGGTGTAATAGCATTTGATGGTAAAGGTCAATATTTAACCTCAAGATGGAGATTGGATTCTGTTGGATATGTTGATTATAATACTTCAGATAATAATAATGGTTCAATAGGTTTCTGGTTTGATCCGGCAAGCACAGGCGCATCACCTAATGAAAGAGTAGCTCCAGCATCTGTTGCTGCTGCAGGACCTGTAAAAGTGAATTTGAATATGTATGATTTAACACAATTTGCGGCTCCAAATTCAGTTAATATTGCTGATCAAGATGGAAATGCAAAAGGTGTATTGCAAAACTTTACAATAAATGATTTAGGCGAAGTTTTAGGAATATTTTCAAATGGAAAATCTGATTTAATAGCTCAAGTTGCAGTAGCAAAATTTACTAACCCTGGTGGGTTAATTGATATGGGAAATTCATTATTTACTCAAAGTGAGAATAGTGGTATTGCTAAAATAGGATCATTCGGAGAAGAAGGTGCGGGAACATTAGTATCAGGAGCGTTAGAAATGTCAAATGTTGATTTATCAGAGGAATTCACAAAAATGATTACGGCTCAAAGAGGATTCCAAGCTGCAGCAAGAGTGATTACAACATCAGATCAAATATTAACAGAACTTGTAAATCTCAAAAGATAA
- a CDS encoding flagellar FlbD family protein, producing the protein MCYLIKVTNLGGKEFYINPDMIEKMEERPDTTIILNNGHIYIVKEKVEKVIEEIIEFKSKIFSVDFRRGD; encoded by the coding sequence GTGTGTTATTTGATAAAAGTAACTAATTTGGGTGGTAAAGAATTTTACATAAATCCAGATATGATTGAAAAAATGGAAGAAAGACCTGATACAACAATTATTTTAAATAACGGGCATATATATATTGTAAAAGAAAAAGTCGAAAAAGTAATTGAAGAAATAATAGAATTTAAAAGTAAAATATTTTCTGTTGATTTTCGAAGAGGTGATTAG
- a CDS encoding flagellar hook assembly protein FlgD — MINGINNLNYFSTPVQNNEPKKELDKDAFLKILMTQLKYQDPTNTMNDKEFISQMSQLSSTEQIMNMSKSFQEMVSSQMNLFKVQASNLIGKTVVVENNKINLTGGFSDAVIYNLEEPTKVYVDIYDEKNNLVFTKDLGIQEEGMKTFNWDGVGINGVKLPDGEYKYDVYTYRDGKKEKIGGLDGGKVDAVQFEDNQFYVLINGQKYSTEKIIEISEI; from the coding sequence ATGATTAATGGTATTAACAATTTGAATTATTTTTCAACTCCTGTGCAAAACAATGAACCTAAAAAGGAGTTAGATAAAGATGCATTTTTAAAAATATTAATGACACAATTAAAATATCAAGATCCTACAAATACAATGAATGATAAAGAATTTATATCACAAATGTCACAACTATCATCAACTGAACAAATAATGAATATGAGTAAATCATTTCAAGAAATGGTTTCTTCACAAATGAATTTATTTAAAGTTCAAGCTTCTAATCTTATAGGTAAAACAGTAGTTGTGGAAAATAATAAAATTAATTTAACGGGTGGATTTTCAGATGCTGTTATTTATAATCTAGAAGAACCAACAAAAGTATATGTAGATATATATGATGAAAAAAATAATCTGGTATTTACAAAAGATTTAGGTATTCAAGAGGAAGGAATGAAAACTTTTAATTGGGATGGAGTGGGAATAAACGGGGTGAAATTACCAGATGGGGAATACAAATATGATGTATATACGTATAGAGATGGAAAAAAAGAAAAAATTGGGGGATTGGATGGTGGAAAAGTTGATGCTGTACAATTTGAAGATAATCAATTTTATGTGTTAATTAACGGTCAAAAATATAGTACAGAAAAAATTATTGAAATATCAGAAATATAA
- the fliM gene encoding flagellar motor switch protein FliM: MPPENETLSQEEIDALLHAMEAGSLAVSNVSEEEDIMANVREYNFRRPMKFSKEQLRTLQLIHENYARDVSTYLSSRARSYVNVTFASVDQITFSEFQQSLTSPTFISVFSTDILPGSAVFQMGLDIGYVLVDKLLGGPGIPLETLRTPTELELAILRKEGLSLIKALSKAWATIVPFDTILEKTEFNPQFVQIAAPNEMTVLITLSINFRDIQGFINVCWPSSLLEPINEKLTTRLWSPDRKTTQKQIEKLKNSVLMTKAEVKAILGETTIQLGDLVNIDVGDVLRLNSFNDEPINVTVQDTPVFKGTPGVHKGHYAIKIEKEDPELLEKVLVERYLESLQ, encoded by the coding sequence ATGCCTCCAGAAAATGAAACATTGTCACAAGAGGAAATAGATGCGTTATTGCATGCTATGGAGGCAGGGTCGTTAGCTGTTTCCAATGTAAGTGAAGAAGAAGATATTATGGCCAATGTTAGGGAATATAATTTCCGAAGGCCTATGAAGTTCTCAAAAGAACAATTGAGAACTTTACAACTTATTCATGAAAATTATGCAAGGGATGTATCCACATATTTATCTTCACGTGCAAGATCATATGTAAATGTAACTTTTGCAAGTGTTGATCAAATAACATTTAGTGAATTTCAACAATCTTTGACAAGTCCGACATTTATATCTGTTTTTTCTACTGATATATTACCTGGAAGTGCGGTATTTCAAATGGGATTGGATATAGGATATGTTTTAGTCGATAAATTATTAGGCGGGCCAGGTATTCCTCTTGAAACATTAAGAACACCCACTGAATTAGAATTAGCAATATTAAGGAAAGAAGGATTATCTTTAATTAAAGCTTTAAGTAAAGCATGGGCAACAATAGTTCCATTTGATACAATACTTGAAAAAACAGAATTTAATCCGCAATTTGTTCAAATTGCGGCACCAAATGAAATGACAGTTTTAATTACATTATCTATTAACTTTAGAGATATACAGGGCTTTATTAATGTTTGTTGGCCATCTTCTCTTTTAGAACCGATTAATGAAAAATTGACCACCAGATTGTGGTCACCTGATAGAAAAACCACGCAAAAACAGATTGAAAAATTAAAAAATTCAGTATTAATGACAAAAGCAGAAGTGAAAGCAATATTAGGCGAGACTACAATTCAATTAGGTGATTTAGTCAATATAGATGTCGGAGATGTGTTGCGTTTGAACTCATTTAATGATGAGCCGATAAATGTAACCGTTCAAGACACACCTGTTTTTAAAGGTACTCCAGGTGTTCATAAAGGTCATTACGCTATTAAAATTGAAAAAGAAGATCCTGAATTGTTAGAAAAGGTTTTAGTTGAAAGATATTTAGAAAGTCTTCAATGA